The bacterium DNA window GGAGCGTCGACTACTCCTGGATGCCGGCGGGCCGGCTCGCCGACCCGGAAGAGATCGCCAAGGCTGCGCTCTATCTGGCGAGCGACGAGTCGAGCTACTGCACGGGCACGGCCCTGCTGGTCGACGGCGGCGTCATGGCCGGACCGCTCGGGTGGACGCCCCCCGAGACCTGAGCCCGCTGCGCGCGGGCCAGGCCGCCTTCACTCGGGCGGCATCTCGACCCGGAAAACGCCGCGCAGATCCGCGCGAAGGCGGTCTCGCGCCGTTCGAGCGCGTCGAGGGCGCCCGGGCGGGGGTCTGATGAGGGCATGACGTGTCCTTTCCGTGAGCTTCGATGCACTGAGCGGCAAGTCAACCGCAGTCGGCCTTTCGACGCGACGAGCGCTTGACCGACACCGCGATGTGACGAGGCTCAGAGAACGACGGAAGGAGCGTCATGGATCCCTATCGCGTCCTCGACGTCGCGCGCGACGCCGACCAGGAGACGATCAAGAAGCGCTATCGGAAGCTCGCCCGCGAGACGCACCCCGACCTGAACCCGGGGGACGAGGCGGCGGAGACCCGGTTCAAGGAGATCTCGGTCGCCTACGACGTGCTGAGCGACCCGGACCGGCGGGCGGCCTTCGACGAGTTCGGAGAGATCTCGCTCGAAGGCGGCTTCGATGCGGAGCGTGCGCGCGCCGAGCGCGATGCTTTTTCGCAGCGATTCGGGGCCGCCGATGGAGCGGGCTTCGAGGGGGCCTTCTCGTTCGCCGACCTCGACGACCTGCTCCGAGGATTCGGCATGCAGGGTGGCGGGCCAGGGGCGGGTCGCGGTGGAGGGGCTCCCCGATTCCGCATGCGTGGCCACGACGTCGAGGCGACCCTCGAGCTCGACTTCCTCGATGCACTGCTCGGCGGCGAGCAGAAGATCACCGTCGGCCGACCGCAGGTGGACGGAGCGGTCACGACGGAGACCGTCTCGGTGCGGGTGCCGCCCGGCGTGACCGACCAGGGAACGCTGCGAATCCCGGGCAAGGGCGGCATCGGCGCGGGGGGCGCCCCCGACGGCGACCTCCTCCTCCGACCGCGTGTGCGCCCGCATCCCGTGTTCCGCCAGAAGGGACGGGACGTCGAGCTCGACCTCCCCTTGCGTCTCAGCGAGGCTCTCCTCGGAGCGACGGTCGACGTGCCGACCCCGGAAGGCCCGGTCCAGCTTCGGGTCCCGGCCGGAACGTCGAGCGGTCGTCGCCTGCGGCTGCGAGGTCGCGGCGTCCCCGCCCACGGCAACCACCCTGCCGGAGACCTCTACGCGCGAGTGGAGATCGTCGTGCCTGACGAGATCCCGGACGCGCTCCGCGAACAGCTCGAAGCCCTCGAGCAGCCGGATCCGCGAAAGGGGGTGGGCGCATGACGAGGAGAAACCGGAAGAGCACGCCGCTCGCGGAGGTGATCGAACACCTCGGCCTCGCACCCCGAACCCTGGCGCTGCTCCGGGAAGAGGGGCTCTTCGAGGAAGAGCGGGTCGATCCCGATGCGGCGGAGGAACTCCGCCTCGCCCACGTCCTGATCGAGCAGCTCGGGGTGAACGCCGCCGGCGTTCACGTCACGCTGCACATGCGGCGGCGCATGATCGCCCTCGAGTCCCGCGTGAACCGACTCACCCGCGTCCTCGAGTCGAGACGGAACGACGAGCGCTGATCCGTCCCCGGGAGCGCGCGACGGAAGCCGCCCACCTGGAGGGCTCGGTTGACAGGCCGTCGGAGCCGCCGATGATTCTCGGACGCCCGCGGCGCGTTCGCCGCAGGCGATGGCGCTGCACACGAGCGTCGGAAGGAAGGAGCCCCGGCGATGTCCTACAAGAAGCCCCTGGACGAACGCGAACACGCGCTCGAGGAGGCGTACTTCCAGAAGGAGAACGCCCGGCTGATCGAGAAGATGCGTGCGCGTCGCGAAGCCGCCGAAAGGGGGGAAGCGCCCGAGGAGCTCGACGTCGCGACCATCCTCGTCGCGACGGACTTCTCGACGAGCGCTGCGCATGCCACGGACATGGCGATCGACTACGCGAAGAAGCTCGGTTCGAAGCTCGTGCTCGTCCACGCCTACGACGATCCGGTGGTCGCCTCGATGCCGATGGAGGGATACGCCCTGCCGGACGGCTTCGCCGTGCAGGTCGAACGCGCGGCGCGCGATCGCGTCGAGGCCGCCGCGAGCGAGGTGAGCGAGACCGGCGTCGTCTGCGAAGGCGTCGCCGTCCGAACGCCGGCCGCGATCTCGATCGTGAACGAAGCCGTCGAGCGCCACGCCGACCTGATCGTCATGGGGACCCGCGGCCTGACCGGGCTCAAGCACGTCGCCCTCGGCAGCATTGCCGACAAGGTCGTGCGAACGGCGCCCTGCCCCGTGCTGACCGTTCCGGCCCCCTGAATCGCACGACACGACCGATGTCGAGGGGATCGAAGCCCCCATGAGCACGACCGACGAGATCGCGGCCTGGATCGCCGAGCATGGACTCGAAGCTTCGACGAGTGGCCGGAAGATCGTCGGGAGATCGTCCGGACGGACGGCCCCGGCGAGTGACCGAGCGAGCCGGAAGCGACCCGGAATCGTCGGAAGTGTGAAGCCCTTCATGCAATCGGGCAGCGCGCGCGCCGTACCGTAGCCACGAGGCGGGACGGCTGATCTCCCCGCCCGGGAGGACACCCGCATGCACCGCTCTCCGACTTCGACCCTGCTCGCCCTGGGCCTCGCGCTCGGCCTCGCTTCGACGGCCGAGGCAAGACCCGATTGCTTCCCGCGCCTGGAAGGGGACTCCATCGTTCTTTTTGAGACGGCGAAACGATCGAAGCCCGTGATCGTCGGCGCCCTCTGGAACGGTCGGAAGTTCGTCCCGCAGGTGATCGAGGAAATCCGGGTACCGGCACCCCGGGACTTCGCGCGACGACTCCTCGACGAGACCGACCGGGGGGACGCAGATGCGTACACGGACGAGAGCGCCGGCGCCGTCGTCCGACGGCTCGCGGCGTCCACCGCGAAGGAAGCCCGGGACGCGGCGTCCTCGCTCGAGCAGGTCTACGAAGCCGGCTTCGTCGAAGCGGCGAAGGGCGGCGAACCGCACTTTCCGGCGTTCGTCGCCGAGGAGATCGGCGGCACCTTCGAAGCGATCGTCGACCGATCCATCCAGCAGATGGAAGCCTACGCCGACCTCGTCGGCGAGGTGAGCGCAACCGCACAGGCGTTCGCCGAGGCCGAGCTGAGTGAAGGCGAGCGAGACGACGCCTACCTGGCGATCGCCGCCGAGCTCATCGATCTCGACCTCGTTCTTCGAGGCGACGATTGCGACTGAGCGCCGGGGCTCCCGGCCGAGACGAGAAGCCGGGCCCGCCCTTCGTTCAGAGCGTCCGGCCGAGCTGCGCGCCGCCCAGGATCGTCGTGCGGTGGATGATCCGCTTCACGCCCGGTGCAGTCCCCGTCGCCGAATGCATGAATCGCCAGTTGTCCCAGAGGATCACGTCGTCGGGCTTCCACTGGTGGTAATAGGCGAGCTCGGGGCGGGTCACGTGGTCGACGAGCTCTCGAAGGAGCGCATCGCTCTCGCCGTCCTCGAGGCCGACGATCCGGTGGAGGAACATCGGGCTCACGTTCAGGATCTCCCGGCCGGACTCCGGGTGGACCAGAACCACGGGATAGGCGCAATCGGGGAAGTCCGGGAAGTTCATGTCCGAGGACTTCTTCGGCGCTTTGGGACCCGGCTCGTAGCCTCGCTGATCGACGTAGCGGTTGGCCGTCATGTCGACGTCCCAACGGTAGACGACCTCGAGGCCCTTGATCCGGGTCTTCGTCGACTCGGGGAGCAGATCGTAGGCCTTCGCCTGGTCGACGAAGCCCGTGAGTCCGTCCTCCTCCGGGATCTCGACGGCGCGCAGGACGGCGCCCTGATTCGGCGCGCCGGTGTAGATCAGGTCGCTGTGCCAGAAGAGGCGTCCGGCCAGGGGACGGCCGTCGTAGAAGGAGACGTAGGCCTGCGACTCGTCCCGATTGTCGAGCACCATCAGCTCTTCGTGGTCGGAGGAACGGATCGTGTCGCCGAGCGGATGCGCCTCGAGCTCGCCGAACGCGCGACTGAACTCGATCTGGCTCTCCTGCGTCACGCCCGGATCGTGGATCAGCAGCAGCCCGTGCTCGAGCCAGAGTGTGCGCAGCTCGGCGCGCTCGGCCTCGGTCCGCTCGGCGCCCAGGTCGAAGCTCGGAAGCTCGACGCCGACGTGGGGGTGCAGGGGTCGGGTTTCGATGGACATCGCTGGCTCCTCCTGGTGTGGCGGCCCGTGCAACACTCGGGTTCCCGGACCGCGCCGGCTCACGTTCCGCAGAACGTCTGACGAACCACTTCGTCGGGACCGGGCGCCTCCGCGAGATCCGCGAAACGCGGATCGTCTTCGAAGGGCTTCGCGAGCCCCTCGACCATTCGCTCGAAGGGACCGGGATCGCCCTGCTGGGCCGCGACGATCACCTCTTCGATCCGGTGGTTGCGCGGGATGCGCGCGGGATTCGCGGCACGGAGCGCCGAAGACACGGCCTCGTGCGACTGCCCCTCTTCGTCGA harbors:
- a CDS encoding DnaJ domain-containing protein, with amino-acid sequence MDPYRVLDVARDADQETIKKRYRKLARETHPDLNPGDEAAETRFKEISVAYDVLSDPDRRAAFDEFGEISLEGGFDAERARAERDAFSQRFGAADGAGFEGAFSFADLDDLLRGFGMQGGGPGAGRGGGAPRFRMRGHDVEATLELDFLDALLGGEQKITVGRPQVDGAVTTETVSVRVPPGVTDQGTLRIPGKGGIGAGGAPDGDLLLRPRVRPHPVFRQKGRDVELDLPLRLSEALLGATVDVPTPEGPVQLRVPAGTSSGRRLRLRGRGVPAHGNHPAGDLYARVEIVVPDEIPDALREQLEALEQPDPRKGVGA
- a CDS encoding universal stress protein, which produces MSYKKPLDEREHALEEAYFQKENARLIEKMRARREAAERGEAPEELDVATILVATDFSTSAAHATDMAIDYAKKLGSKLVLVHAYDDPVVASMPMEGYALPDGFAVQVERAARDRVEAAASEVSETGVVCEGVAVRTPAAISIVNEAVERHADLIVMGTRGLTGLKHVALGSIADKVVRTAPCPVLTVPAP
- a CDS encoding TauD/TfdA family dioxygenase: MSIETRPLHPHVGVELPSFDLGAERTEAERAELRTLWLEHGLLLIHDPGVTQESQIEFSRAFGELEAHPLGDTIRSSDHEELMVLDNRDESQAYVSFYDGRPLAGRLFWHSDLIYTGAPNQGAVLRAVEIPEEDGLTGFVDQAKAYDLLPESTKTRIKGLEVVYRWDVDMTANRYVDQRGYEPGPKAPKKSSDMNFPDFPDCAYPVVLVHPESGREILNVSPMFLHRIVGLEDGESDALLRELVDHVTRPELAYYHQWKPDDVILWDNWRFMHSATGTAPGVKRIIHRTTILGGAQLGRTL